The proteins below come from a single Chryseobacterium sp. MA9 genomic window:
- the ychF gene encoding redox-regulated ATPase YchF, whose translation MKCGIVGLPNVGKSTLFNCLSNAKAQSANYPFCTIEPNLGTVSVPDQRLFELEKIVKPERVLPAVVEIVDIAGLVKGASKGEGLGNQFLANIRECEAIIHVLRCFDNGNIVHVEGSVDPLRDKEIIDIELQLKDLETVGKAVEKAKKFIKSGKKEDILTYETLQNLQKFLEDGKNAREFAVDDFTKSIIGEVQLLTNKPVLYVCNVDENSIKNGNDWIAKIEEMAKGEGAEVVVLAAQIEADINELETFEEREIFLDELGLTEPGVNRLIRKAYDLLKLQTYFTAGVKEVRAWTIGQGWTAPQAAGVIHTDFEKGFIRAEVIKYNDYIHYGSEVKIKEAGKLSVEGKEYIVQDGDIMHFRFNV comes from the coding sequence ATGAAATGTGGAATCGTAGGCCTGCCGAATGTAGGTAAATCAACTCTTTTTAACTGTTTGAGTAATGCAAAAGCTCAATCAGCAAACTATCCTTTCTGTACTATTGAACCAAACCTTGGGACGGTTTCTGTACCGGATCAGAGATTGTTTGAACTGGAGAAAATAGTAAAACCTGAGAGAGTTTTACCAGCGGTAGTTGAGATTGTTGATATTGCAGGTCTTGTAAAAGGAGCCAGCAAAGGAGAAGGATTGGGAAACCAGTTCCTGGCTAATATCCGTGAGTGTGAAGCAATCATTCACGTTTTAAGATGTTTTGATAATGGAAATATTGTTCACGTAGAAGGTTCAGTAGATCCATTAAGAGATAAAGAAATTATTGATATAGAGCTTCAGCTGAAAGACCTTGAAACAGTAGGGAAAGCAGTTGAAAAAGCTAAGAAATTCATTAAGTCAGGAAAGAAAGAAGATATTCTTACTTACGAAACCCTGCAGAACTTACAGAAATTCCTTGAGGATGGTAAAAATGCAAGAGAATTTGCTGTAGATGATTTTACAAAATCAATTATCGGAGAAGTTCAATTGCTAACCAATAAACCTGTACTTTACGTTTGTAACGTAGATGAAAATTCTATCAAAAACGGAAATGATTGGATTGCTAAGATTGAAGAAATGGCTAAAGGTGAGGGTGCTGAAGTAGTAGTACTAGCAGCACAGATCGAAGCTGATATCAACGAGCTTGAAACTTTTGAAGAAAGAGAAATTTTTCTTGATGAGTTAGGGCTTACAGAACCTGGTGTTAACCGTTTGATCAGAAAGGCTTACGATCTTTTGAAGCTTCAGACTTATTTTACTGCTGGAGTGAAAGAAGTAAGAGCTTGGACTATCGGACAGGGCTGGACAGCTCCACAGGCTGCAGGAGTAATCCACACAGACTTTGAAAAAGGATTTATCCGTGCAGAAGTAATCAAGTATAATGATTATATCCATTACGGTTCTGAAGTAAAGATCAAAGAAGCCGGAAAACTTTCTGTAGAAGGTAAGGAATATATAGTACAGGATGGAGACATCATGCACTTTAGATTCAATGTATAA
- a CDS encoding glycoside hydrolase family 10 protein, translating into MRMNKLKLIVLLGVFASYTSCSVQNNVVKTPSTKNPTKPTNNTTPPKVNTVATKPATGTATSTEDNFRTNLPEIKREFRGAWIASVANINWPSRNDLTVEQQKAEAISMLDMLRDNNFNAAIFQIRPSADALYTSNIEPWSYFLTGETGTAPSPNYDPLQFWIEEAHKRGLELHVWLNPYRAHHTNGGAVNNLSMANKLSDIVLRLKNGMYWFDPANPKTQGHVSNVVRDIVKRYDIDAVHFDDYFYPYATYNKGADFPDNASWNAYVSSGGTLSRADWRRDNVNKFVERIYKEIHAEKNNVRFGISPFGIWKPGYPAGVVGSSQYDELYADAKLWLNKGWVDYFSPQLYWPIDSKGQSFEGLLSWWQSENTMKRHLWPGLNTVEVKVSDRPAEIKNQIEISRNILKNDAGEIHWSIAGLTKNPNMLPALKNGPYSEKALVPKSPWIKTVPLQTPTLFIADNGSFAQTSWSTKNAADVFQWVLFTQYNGIWQTEILTLDTLSKDIPKFKDGKKLSAVAIKAIDRLGNESDYMARKIK; encoded by the coding sequence ATGAGAATGAATAAATTAAAACTTATCGTTTTATTGGGCGTTTTTGCATCTTACACCTCATGTTCCGTACAGAATAATGTTGTAAAAACACCTTCCACGAAGAATCCTACAAAACCCACCAACAATACAACCCCGCCAAAAGTAAATACAGTGGCTACAAAGCCGGCAACGGGAACTGCAACTTCAACCGAAGATAATTTCAGAACCAATCTTCCGGAAATCAAAAGAGAATTCCGTGGTGCTTGGATTGCGAGTGTTGCCAATATCAACTGGCCTTCAAGAAATGATCTTACAGTGGAACAGCAGAAAGCAGAAGCAATAAGTATGCTTGATATGTTGAGAGATAACAATTTCAATGCAGCTATTTTTCAGATCAGACCCTCCGCAGATGCTCTCTATACAAGTAATATCGAACCATGGTCTTACTTTCTGACCGGCGAAACAGGAACTGCCCCTTCTCCTAACTATGATCCACTTCAGTTTTGGATTGAAGAAGCCCACAAAAGAGGATTGGAACTGCATGTCTGGTTAAATCCTTACCGGGCACACCATACCAATGGAGGAGCCGTGAATAATCTGTCAATGGCCAATAAACTGTCCGATATTGTTTTAAGATTAAAGAACGGAATGTATTGGTTTGATCCCGCCAATCCAAAAACACAAGGTCACGTATCCAATGTGGTGAGAGATATTGTTAAAAGATATGATATTGACGCTGTACACTTTGATGATTACTTCTATCCTTACGCAACCTATAATAAAGGGGCTGATTTTCCAGATAATGCAAGCTGGAATGCCTACGTAAGCAGTGGAGGTACATTATCCAGAGCAGACTGGAGAAGAGATAATGTGAACAAATTTGTAGAACGTATCTACAAAGAAATTCATGCAGAAAAAAATAATGTAAGATTCGGAATCAGCCCGTTCGGAATATGGAAGCCTGGATATCCTGCAGGAGTTGTAGGATCCTCACAATATGACGAGCTGTATGCAGATGCCAAGTTATGGTTAAATAAAGGCTGGGTAGATTACTTTTCACCACAGCTTTACTGGCCTATCGATTCCAAAGGGCAAAGCTTTGAAGGGCTGCTAAGCTGGTGGCAGTCTGAAAATACAATGAAACGCCACTTATGGCCGGGATTGAATACTGTTGAGGTTAAAGTATCAGACCGCCCTGCAGAAATCAAAAATCAGATTGAAATCTCCAGAAATATACTGAAAAATGATGCCGGAGAAATCCACTGGAGTATTGCCGGACTTACCAAAAATCCAAATATGCTGCCTGCTTTGAAAAACGGACCGTACAGTGAAAAAGCATTAGTGCCGAAATCCCCATGGATAAAGACCGTTCCATTGCAGACCCCTACATTGTTTATTGCAGACAACGGAAGCTTTGCACAGACAAGCTGGAGCACAAAAAATGCCGCTGATGTTTTTCAGTGGGTTCTTTTCACACAATACAATGGAATATGGCAAACCGAAATTTTAACTCTGGATACCCTTTCAAAAGATATTCCTAAATTTAAAGACGGCAAAAAGCTGAGTGCAGTTGCTATAAAAGCTATCGACAGATTAGGAAATGAAAGTGACTATATGGCCAGAAAAATTAAATAG
- a CDS encoding ferritin yields MNTNRLSTNMEKALSDQMNKEIHASHVFLSYGIWADDKGYQGIANFLYRHAQEERNHSIKFMEYILNRGGKPKVDAIPAPPADPDSLTACFDGVFKHEVDNTTAIYRIVDLSMEEKDWATWNFMQWFVQEQIEEETLAHNLIDKLKIAGGDRATDESLFTLDKTLQEAPNDVPLAQNATGDNP; encoded by the coding sequence ATGAATACTAACAGACTTTCCACCAACATGGAAAAAGCACTTAGTGACCAGATGAATAAGGAGATTCATGCATCACACGTTTTTTTATCTTATGGAATCTGGGCAGATGATAAAGGTTATCAGGGAATTGCCAACTTTCTTTACCGCCATGCTCAGGAAGAACGAAATCACTCAATCAAATTTATGGAATACATTTTAAACAGAGGCGGAAAACCAAAAGTAGATGCTATTCCAGCTCCTCCGGCAGATCCGGACAGCCTTACGGCTTGTTTTGATGGCGTTTTTAAACATGAAGTTGACAATACTACCGCTATTTACAGAATTGTAGATCTTTCTATGGAAGAGAAAGACTGGGCAACGTGGAATTTTATGCAGTGGTTTGTACAAGAACAGATTGAAGAAGAAACATTAGCCCATAACTTAATTGATAAATTGAAAATTGCAGGTGGAGATAGGGCTACAGATGAATCTTTATTTACTTTAGATAAAACTTTACAGGAAGCACCGAATGATGTCCCGCTGGCTCAGAATGCTACGGGAGACAATCCATAA
- a CDS encoding DUF1294 domain-containing protein, whose translation MIPFLLVANLITFGVFGFDKWQAKKHQWRISENTLLGISLLGGIIGAASGMIIFNHKVSKKSFLMKFILVVLIDLVLFYRLIRH comes from the coding sequence ATGATTCCTTTTCTATTAGTAGCGAACCTGATCACGTTTGGTGTTTTTGGTTTTGATAAATGGCAAGCCAAAAAACATCAATGGCGAATTTCTGAAAATACTCTTTTGGGAATTTCTCTGCTGGGCGGAATCATTGGAGCAGCCTCCGGAATGATTATCTTCAATCATAAGGTTTCTAAAAAGTCCTTTCTAATGAAATTCATCCTTGTTGTCTTAATTGATCTGGTTTTGTTTTACAGATTGATAAGGCATTGA
- the typA gene encoding translational GTPase TypA, producing MQNIRNIAIIAHVDHGKTTLVDKIIHATNIFRENQESGELIMDNNDLERERGITILSKNISVTYKDTKINVIDTPGHADFGGEVERVLKMADGVILLVDAFEGPMPQTRFVLQKALELGLRPLVVINKVDKPNCRPDEVHDKVFDLFFNLEATEEQLDFPTFYGSSKQGWFNTSLEQTEDILPLLDGILQYVPEPKITEGNLQMQITSLDFSSFLGRIAIGKVTRGEIKESQWIGLAQAEGKIVKGKVKELYVFEGLGKKKVTEVKAGDICAVVGFDAFQIGDSFVDLENPEPLERTAIDEPTLNMTFSINNSPFFGKDGKYVTSNHLKERLTKELEKNLALRVQQTDDANTFLVFGRGILHLSVLIETMRREGYEMTIGQPQVIFKEIDGEKCEPYESLVVDVPEEFASRVIDLATQRKGDLHIMETKGEMQHMEFEIPSRGLIGLRSQMLTATAGEAIMAHRFTEYKPFKGSIPGRNNGVLISKTTGPATEYSIAKLQDRGKFFVDPGEEIYTGMIIGEQNKPGDLVVNIVEAKQLNNMRASGKDKDTGVAPKILFSLEECMEYIQGDEAIEVTPNFIRMRKKILSEEERKRVERSAKA from the coding sequence ATGCAAAACATTAGAAATATTGCGATTATCGCACACGTTGACCACGGAAAGACGACTTTGGTTGACAAGATCATTCACGCTACCAACATTTTCAGAGAAAATCAGGAGAGTGGGGAGTTAATTATGGATAACAACGATCTTGAAAGAGAAAGAGGGATCACAATCTTATCCAAGAATATTTCTGTTACTTATAAAGACACAAAAATTAACGTAATTGATACTCCTGGTCACGCCGATTTTGGTGGAGAAGTAGAAAGAGTATTGAAAATGGCTGATGGAGTTATTTTGTTGGTAGATGCGTTCGAAGGACCAATGCCACAAACAAGATTCGTACTACAGAAAGCATTGGAATTAGGATTGAGACCATTAGTAGTGATCAATAAAGTAGATAAACCAAACTGTCGCCCTGACGAAGTTCATGATAAAGTATTTGACTTGTTCTTCAACCTTGAGGCTACAGAAGAACAATTGGATTTCCCTACATTCTACGGATCTTCAAAACAAGGATGGTTCAACACTTCATTAGAACAGACTGAAGATATCTTACCATTATTAGATGGTATCTTACAATATGTTCCTGAACCGAAAATAACAGAAGGAAATCTTCAGATGCAGATTACTTCTCTTGACTTCTCTTCTTTCTTAGGAAGAATTGCAATCGGGAAAGTGACAAGAGGTGAGATTAAAGAATCTCAGTGGATTGGTCTTGCACAGGCAGAAGGTAAAATTGTAAAAGGAAAAGTAAAAGAACTTTACGTTTTCGAAGGATTAGGAAAGAAAAAAGTAACTGAAGTAAAAGCAGGAGATATCTGTGCTGTAGTAGGTTTTGATGCTTTCCAGATTGGTGATTCTTTCGTTGATCTTGAAAATCCTGAACCATTGGAAAGAACTGCAATTGATGAGCCTACGTTGAACATGACGTTCTCTATCAACAATTCACCTTTCTTCGGTAAAGACGGTAAATATGTTACTTCTAACCACCTGAAAGAAAGATTAACAAAAGAATTAGAGAAAAACCTTGCATTAAGAGTTCAGCAGACTGACGATGCTAATACATTCCTTGTATTCGGTAGAGGTATTCTTCACTTATCAGTTTTGATCGAAACAATGAGAAGAGAAGGATATGAGATGACAATCGGTCAGCCGCAGGTTATCTTCAAAGAAATTGACGGTGAAAAATGTGAGCCTTACGAATCTTTGGTTGTTGACGTTCCTGAAGAATTTGCTTCAAGAGTAATCGACCTGGCAACTCAGAGAAAAGGAGACCTTCACATCATGGAAACTAAAGGTGAAATGCAGCACATGGAGTTTGAAATTCCTTCAAGAGGTTTGATCGGACTACGTTCTCAAATGTTGACAGCTACTGCAGGGGAAGCTATTATGGCGCACCGTTTCACTGAATATAAGCCTTTCAAAGGATCTATTCCTGGAAGAAACAATGGAGTTTTAATCAGCAAAACTACAGGTCCTGCTACAGAATATTCTATTGCTAAACTACAGGATAGAGGTAAGTTCTTCGTTGATCCGGGTGAGGAAATCTATACAGGAATGATCATCGGTGAGCAAAACAAACCTGGAGACTTGGTAGTAAATATCGTAGAAGCAAAACAATTGAACAACATGAGAGCTTCTGGAAAAGATAAAGATACCGGTGTTGCTCCGAAAATCTTATTCTCTCTTGAAGAATGTATGGAATACATCCAGGGGGATGAAGCAATTGAGGTAACTCCAAACTTCATCAGAATGAGAAAGAAGATCCTTTCTGAAGAAGAAAGAAAAAGAGTAGAAAGATCTGCAAAAGCATAA
- a CDS encoding YceI family protein → MKKISVIALVGVGLLLASCDKGKTAETAATAQEQTVAESKGETLAVDTVGSVVNWKAFHKGGMAPRWGTLTVKSGDLSIDGGQVAAGNFVIDMNSIKVDPASVTEKDKKPADLEAHLKNPDFFDVAKNPTSDFKITSVTDLKEAPKDAVAGANKTVSGNLTLSGKTMNVTFPAKVDVAENSAAIQAKFTVNRADWGLKFGTSEADPAEWMISKDIEIAIDVKAKK, encoded by the coding sequence ATGAAAAAAATTAGCGTAATTGCATTAGTAGGAGTAGGATTGCTTTTGGCATCATGTGATAAAGGAAAAACGGCAGAGACTGCAGCTACCGCTCAGGAACAAACCGTTGCAGAAAGCAAAGGTGAAACTCTGGCTGTAGATACAGTAGGTTCAGTAGTAAACTGGAAAGCTTTCCACAAAGGAGGTATGGCTCCACGTTGGGGAACTCTTACCGTAAAGTCTGGAGATCTTAGTATTGATGGAGGACAAGTTGCAGCAGGAAACTTTGTAATTGATATGAACTCTATCAAAGTAGATCCGGCTTCAGTAACAGAAAAAGATAAAAAACCTGCAGATCTTGAAGCTCACTTGAAAAACCCTGATTTCTTTGATGTAGCGAAAAACCCTACTTCAGATTTCAAAATTACAAGTGTTACAGATTTGAAAGAAGCACCAAAAGATGCTGTAGCAGGAGCTAATAAAACAGTAAGCGGAAACCTTACATTATCAGGAAAAACAATGAATGTTACTTTCCCTGCTAAAGTAGACGTAGCTGAAAACTCAGCAGCTATTCAGGCTAAATTTACAGTAAACAGAGCAGATTGGGGACTTAAATTCGGTACTTCAGAAGCAGATCCTGCAGAATGGATGATCAGCAAAGATATCGAGATCGCTATCGACGTAAAAGCTAAAAAATAA